In one Cyprinus carpio isolate SPL01 chromosome B2, ASM1834038v1, whole genome shotgun sequence genomic region, the following are encoded:
- the LOC109105631 gene encoding armadillo repeat-containing protein 6 isoform X2, translated as MATRRITQDTFDAVVRENMQEFDMEESEALKEALEQFESQGVDLSNIVKAVPKVSSEENTEDQPHEVLQALESLRTAVASSSASVLEDLRVFTQQCSLGFAQRYLAAQKEAYPTILACCQRAAGEKEALSVALAALSVLTDGQPDLLDVEGREFLIGALTAHQKDTALSCLCFRVVRHCCVKHESNRQGLVKAGVLPLLTASITRHIQHPEVVREACVVLRVMTFDDDVRVPFGQAHEHARMIVMEHNGLKIIVEAAKAHPENKAVLSELCGTLSRLAVRNEFCQEIVDLGGLNFMITLLADSLDCLVSCGIAESGIISCEHKQTSCCCDASVFQELVKQVLSALKAIAGNDDVKDATVNAGGAELIVMAMNRHMSNAQVCEQGCAALCVLALRKPNNCKVIMECGGALAALQAMKTHPADVNVQKQSCMLLRNLVAHTRDFSQLILEMGAEALISQALAAHSDCCDVGRAALRDLGCQVELRELWTGKKGSLSQ; from the exons ATGGCCACGCGCAGGATCACACAGGACACCTTTGATGCAGTGGTCAGAGAAAACATGCAGGAGTTTGACATGGAGGAGAGCGAAGCTCTGAAGGAGGCCCTGGAGCAGTTCGAGTCTCAGG GTGTGGATCTCAGCAACATTGTTAAAGCAGTGCCCAAAGTCTCTTCTGAAGAAAACACAGAGGATCAGCCCCATGAGGTTCTTCAG GCTTTGGAGTCTCTCAGAACTGCAGTGGCGTCATCGTCCGCATCCGTTCTGGAGGATCTGAGGGTGTTCACCCAGCAGTGCTCTCTCGGCTTCGCACAGCGATACCTGGCCGCTCAGAAAGAGGCGTATCCCACGATCCTCGCCTGCTGCCAGAGAGCCGCTGGAGAGAAGGAAGCCCTCTCCGTCGCTCTGGCCGCGCTCTCGGTGCTAACAGACGGCCAGCCGGATCTCCTGGACGTGGAAGGGCGAGAGTTTCTGATCGGCGCTTTAACCGCGCACCAGAAGGACACCGCTCTCAGCTGTCTGTGTTTCCGTGTGGTGCGGCACTGCTGTGTGAAGCACGAGAGCAACCGGCAGGGTCTGGTGAAGGCAGGCGTGCTCCCGCTGCTCACCGCCAGCATCACACGCCACATCCAGCACCCCGAGGTCGTGAGGGAGGCCTGCGTCGTGCTCAGGGTCATGACCTTTGACGATGACGTGCGTGTGCCCTTTGGACAAGCCCATGAACACGCCAGGATGATCGTGATGGAGCACAACGGACTGAAAATCATCGTTGAAGCTGCTAAAG CTCATCCAGAGAACAAAGCAGTGCTCAGTGAACTCTGTGGCACTCTGTCCCGTCTGGCCGTGAGAAACGAGTTCTGTCAGGAGATCGTAGACCTCGGGGGCCTGAATTTCATGATCACGCTCCTGGCTGACAGTCTGGATTGTCTGGTGAGCTGCGGGATCGCTGAGAGTGGCATTATCTCCTGTGAACACAAACAAACGTCTTGCTGTTGTGATGCGTCTGTCTTCCAGGAGCTTGTGAAGCAGGTGCTCAGCGCACTGAAGGCCATCGCAGGAAACGATGACGTCAAAGATGCCACTGTGAACGCCGGAGGGGCGGAGCTTATCGTCATGGCGATGAACCGTCACATGTCCAATGCACAG GTGTGTGAGCAGGGATGTGCGGCGCTCTGTGTCCTCGCTCTACGCAAACCCAACAACTGTAAGGTCATCATGGAGTGTGGCGGAGCGCTGGCGGCCCTGCAGGCCATGAAGACTCATCCGGCTGACGTTAATGTGCAG AAACAGTCCTGCATGCTGTTGAGGAACCTGGTGGCCCACACACGAGACTTCAGCCAGCTCATCCTGGAGATGGGAGCCGAGGCGCTGATCTCGCAGGCTCTGGCGGCTCACAGCGACTGCTGTGACGTGGGTCGAGCCGCGCTCAGAGACCTCGGCTGCCAGGTGGAACTACGAGAACTCTGGACGGGCAAGAAGGGAAGCCTGAGTCAATGA
- the LOC109105631 gene encoding armadillo repeat-containing protein 6 isoform X3, with amino-acid sequence MLRSAADVMATRRITQDTFDAVVRENMQEFDMEESEALKEALEQFESQGVDLSNIVKAVPKVSSEENTEDQPHEVLQALESLRTAVASSSASVLEDLRVFTQQCSLGFAQRYLAAQKEAYPTILACCQRAAGEKEALSVALAALSVLTDGQPDLLDVEGREFLIGALTAHQKDTALSCLCFRVVRHCCVKHESNRQGLVKAGVLPLLTASITRHIQHPEVVREACVVLRVMTFDDDVRVPFGQAHEHARMIVMEHNGLKIIVEAAKAHPENKAVLSELCGTLSRLAVRNEFCQEIVDLGGLNFMITLLADSLDCLELVKQVLSALKAIAGNDDVKDATVNAGGAELIVMAMNRHMSNAQVCEQGCAALCVLALRKPNNCKVIMECGGALAALQAMKTHPADVNVQKQSCMLLRNLVAHTRDFSQLILEMGAEALISQALAAHSDCCDVGRAALRDLGCQVELRELWTGKKGSLSQ; translated from the exons ATGTTACGCTCAG CTGCTGACGTCATGGCCACGCGCAGGATCACACAGGACACCTTTGATGCAGTGGTCAGAGAAAACATGCAGGAGTTTGACATGGAGGAGAGCGAAGCTCTGAAGGAGGCCCTGGAGCAGTTCGAGTCTCAGG GTGTGGATCTCAGCAACATTGTTAAAGCAGTGCCCAAAGTCTCTTCTGAAGAAAACACAGAGGATCAGCCCCATGAGGTTCTTCAG GCTTTGGAGTCTCTCAGAACTGCAGTGGCGTCATCGTCCGCATCCGTTCTGGAGGATCTGAGGGTGTTCACCCAGCAGTGCTCTCTCGGCTTCGCACAGCGATACCTGGCCGCTCAGAAAGAGGCGTATCCCACGATCCTCGCCTGCTGCCAGAGAGCCGCTGGAGAGAAGGAAGCCCTCTCCGTCGCTCTGGCCGCGCTCTCGGTGCTAACAGACGGCCAGCCGGATCTCCTGGACGTGGAAGGGCGAGAGTTTCTGATCGGCGCTTTAACCGCGCACCAGAAGGACACCGCTCTCAGCTGTCTGTGTTTCCGTGTGGTGCGGCACTGCTGTGTGAAGCACGAGAGCAACCGGCAGGGTCTGGTGAAGGCAGGCGTGCTCCCGCTGCTCACCGCCAGCATCACACGCCACATCCAGCACCCCGAGGTCGTGAGGGAGGCCTGCGTCGTGCTCAGGGTCATGACCTTTGACGATGACGTGCGTGTGCCCTTTGGACAAGCCCATGAACACGCCAGGATGATCGTGATGGAGCACAACGGACTGAAAATCATCGTTGAAGCTGCTAAAG CTCATCCAGAGAACAAAGCAGTGCTCAGTGAACTCTGTGGCACTCTGTCCCGTCTGGCCGTGAGAAACGAGTTCTGTCAGGAGATCGTAGACCTCGGGGGCCTGAATTTCATGATCACGCTCCTGGCTGACAGTCTGGATTGTCTG GAGCTTGTGAAGCAGGTGCTCAGCGCACTGAAGGCCATCGCAGGAAACGATGACGTCAAAGATGCCACTGTGAACGCCGGAGGGGCGGAGCTTATCGTCATGGCGATGAACCGTCACATGTCCAATGCACAG GTGTGTGAGCAGGGATGTGCGGCGCTCTGTGTCCTCGCTCTACGCAAACCCAACAACTGTAAGGTCATCATGGAGTGTGGCGGAGCGCTGGCGGCCCTGCAGGCCATGAAGACTCATCCGGCTGACGTTAATGTGCAG AAACAGTCCTGCATGCTGTTGAGGAACCTGGTGGCCCACACACGAGACTTCAGCCAGCTCATCCTGGAGATGGGAGCCGAGGCGCTGATCTCGCAGGCTCTGGCGGCTCACAGCGACTGCTGTGACGTGGGTCGAGCCGCGCTCAGAGACCTCGGCTGCCAGGTGGAACTACGAGAACTCTGGACGGGCAAGAAGGGAAGCCTGAGTCAATGA
- the LOC109105631 gene encoding armadillo repeat-containing protein 6 isoform X1 has product MLRSAADVMATRRITQDTFDAVVRENMQEFDMEESEALKEALEQFESQGVDLSNIVKAVPKVSSEENTEDQPHEVLQALESLRTAVASSSASVLEDLRVFTQQCSLGFAQRYLAAQKEAYPTILACCQRAAGEKEALSVALAALSVLTDGQPDLLDVEGREFLIGALTAHQKDTALSCLCFRVVRHCCVKHESNRQGLVKAGVLPLLTASITRHIQHPEVVREACVVLRVMTFDDDVRVPFGQAHEHARMIVMEHNGLKIIVEAAKAHPENKAVLSELCGTLSRLAVRNEFCQEIVDLGGLNFMITLLADSLDCLVSCGIAESGIISCEHKQTSCCCDASVFQELVKQVLSALKAIAGNDDVKDATVNAGGAELIVMAMNRHMSNAQVCEQGCAALCVLALRKPNNCKVIMECGGALAALQAMKTHPADVNVQKQSCMLLRNLVAHTRDFSQLILEMGAEALISQALAAHSDCCDVGRAALRDLGCQVELRELWTGKKGSLSQ; this is encoded by the exons ATGTTACGCTCAG CTGCTGACGTCATGGCCACGCGCAGGATCACACAGGACACCTTTGATGCAGTGGTCAGAGAAAACATGCAGGAGTTTGACATGGAGGAGAGCGAAGCTCTGAAGGAGGCCCTGGAGCAGTTCGAGTCTCAGG GTGTGGATCTCAGCAACATTGTTAAAGCAGTGCCCAAAGTCTCTTCTGAAGAAAACACAGAGGATCAGCCCCATGAGGTTCTTCAG GCTTTGGAGTCTCTCAGAACTGCAGTGGCGTCATCGTCCGCATCCGTTCTGGAGGATCTGAGGGTGTTCACCCAGCAGTGCTCTCTCGGCTTCGCACAGCGATACCTGGCCGCTCAGAAAGAGGCGTATCCCACGATCCTCGCCTGCTGCCAGAGAGCCGCTGGAGAGAAGGAAGCCCTCTCCGTCGCTCTGGCCGCGCTCTCGGTGCTAACAGACGGCCAGCCGGATCTCCTGGACGTGGAAGGGCGAGAGTTTCTGATCGGCGCTTTAACCGCGCACCAGAAGGACACCGCTCTCAGCTGTCTGTGTTTCCGTGTGGTGCGGCACTGCTGTGTGAAGCACGAGAGCAACCGGCAGGGTCTGGTGAAGGCAGGCGTGCTCCCGCTGCTCACCGCCAGCATCACACGCCACATCCAGCACCCCGAGGTCGTGAGGGAGGCCTGCGTCGTGCTCAGGGTCATGACCTTTGACGATGACGTGCGTGTGCCCTTTGGACAAGCCCATGAACACGCCAGGATGATCGTGATGGAGCACAACGGACTGAAAATCATCGTTGAAGCTGCTAAAG CTCATCCAGAGAACAAAGCAGTGCTCAGTGAACTCTGTGGCACTCTGTCCCGTCTGGCCGTGAGAAACGAGTTCTGTCAGGAGATCGTAGACCTCGGGGGCCTGAATTTCATGATCACGCTCCTGGCTGACAGTCTGGATTGTCTGGTGAGCTGCGGGATCGCTGAGAGTGGCATTATCTCCTGTGAACACAAACAAACGTCTTGCTGTTGTGATGCGTCTGTCTTCCAGGAGCTTGTGAAGCAGGTGCTCAGCGCACTGAAGGCCATCGCAGGAAACGATGACGTCAAAGATGCCACTGTGAACGCCGGAGGGGCGGAGCTTATCGTCATGGCGATGAACCGTCACATGTCCAATGCACAG GTGTGTGAGCAGGGATGTGCGGCGCTCTGTGTCCTCGCTCTACGCAAACCCAACAACTGTAAGGTCATCATGGAGTGTGGCGGAGCGCTGGCGGCCCTGCAGGCCATGAAGACTCATCCGGCTGACGTTAATGTGCAG AAACAGTCCTGCATGCTGTTGAGGAACCTGGTGGCCCACACACGAGACTTCAGCCAGCTCATCCTGGAGATGGGAGCCGAGGCGCTGATCTCGCAGGCTCTGGCGGCTCACAGCGACTGCTGTGACGTGGGTCGAGCCGCGCTCAGAGACCTCGGCTGCCAGGTGGAACTACGAGAACTCTGGACGGGCAAGAAGGGAAGCCTGAGTCAATGA
- the LOC109105659 gene encoding elongation factor 2 — MVNFTVDQIRAIMDKKSNIRNMSVIAHVDHGKSTLTDSLVSKAGIIASARAGETRFTDTRKDEQERCITIKSTAISMFYELAENDLAFIKQCKDGSGFLINLIDSPGHVDFSSEVTAALRVTDGALVVVDCVSGVCVQTETVLRQAIAERIKPVLMMNKMDRALLELQLEPEELYQTFQRIVENVNVIISTYGEDEGGPMGNIMIDPMIGTVGFGSGLHGWAFTLKQFAEMYVAKFAAKGEGQLSPAERCKKVEDMMKKLWGDRYFDPATGKFSKSANGPDGKKLPRTFAQLILDPIFKVFDAIMNFKKDEAAKLIEKLDIKLDTEDKDKEGKPLLKAVMRRWLPAGEALLQMITIHLPSPVTAQRYRCELLYEGPGDDEAAMGIKNCDPKAPLMMYISKMVPTTDKGRFYAFGRVFSGVVSTGQKVRIMGPNFSPGKKEDLYLKPIQRTILMMGRYVEPIEDVPCGNIVGLVGVDQFLVKTGTITTFEQAHNMRVMKFSVSPVVRVAVEAKNPADLPKLVEGLKRLAKSDPMVQCIIEESGEHIIAGAGELHLEICLKDLEEDHAGIPLKKSDPVVSYRETVSEESGQMCLSKSPNKHNRLYMKARPLPDGLAEDIDKGDVTSRQELKARARYLADKYEWEVTEARKIWCFGPDGTGPNLLVDVTKGVQYLNEIKDSVVAGFQWATKEGVLCEENMRAVRFDVHDVTLHTDAIHRGGGQIIPTARRVLYACQLTAEPRLMEPVYLVEIQCPEQVVGGIYGVLNRKRGHVFEESQVMGTPMFIVKAFLPVNESFGFTADLRSNTGGQAFPQCVFDHWQILQGDPKDPATKPFQVVAETRKRKGLKEGIPALDNFLDKL, encoded by the exons ATG GTGAACTTCACAGTCGACCAGATCCGTGCCATCATGGACAAGAAGTCCAACATCCGTAACATGTCCGTGATCGCGCACGTGGACCACGGGAAATCTACGCTGACCGACTCTCTGGTGTCCAAGGCTGGGATCATCGCCTCGGCCCGCGCCGGAGAGACCCGCTTCACTGACACGCGCAAAGATGAACAAGAGCGCTGCATCACCATCAAATCCAC TGCCATCTCCATGTTCTACGAGCTGGCCGAAAATGACCTGGCCTTCATTAAGCAGTGCAAGGATGGATCTGGTTTCCTCATTAACCTGATCGACTCTCCCGGTCACGTCGACTTCTCCTCGGAGGTCACGGCCGCTCTGCGTGTCACCGATGGAGCTCTGGTTGTAGTGGACTGTGTCTCTG GCGTGTGCGTGCAGACAGAGACGGTGCTGAGACAGGCCATCGCCGAGCGCATTAAGCCCGTGCTGATGATGAATAAGATGGACCGTGCCCTGCTGGAGCTGCAGCTGGAACCTGAGGAGCTGTACCAAACCTTCCAGCGCATCGTGGAGAACGTCAACGTCATCATCTCCACCTACGGAGAGGACGAGGGTGGACCTATGGGTAACATCATG atcGATCCGATGATCGGTACTGTGGGTTTTGGATCCGGTCTTCACGGCTGGGCTTTCACTCTGAAGCAGTTTGCTGAGATGTATGTGGCCAAGTTTGCTGCTAAAGGTGAAGGTCAGCTGAGCCCAGCTGAACGCTGTAAGAAAGTGGAGGACATGATGAAGAAACTCTGGGGTGACAG GTATTTTGACCCAGCCACCGGTAAATTCAGCAAGTCTGCCAACGGCCCTGATGGAAAGAAACTGCCCCGCACCTTCGCCCAGCTCATCCTGGACCCCATCTTCAAG GTGTTCGATGCCATCATGAACTTCAAGAAGGACGAAGCCGCCAAGCTGATCGAGAAGCTGGACATCAAGCTGGACACCGAGGACAAGGATAAGGAAGGCAAGCCTCTGCTGAAGGCCGTGATGCGTCGCTGGCTGCCCGCCGGAGAAGCTCTGCTTCAGATGATCACCATCCACCTGCCGTCTCCCGTCACGGCCCAGAGGTACCGCTGCGAGCTGCTCTACGAAGGACCTGGAGATGATGAAGCTGCTATGG GTATTAAGAACTGCGATCCTAAAGCTCCCCTCATGATGTACATCTCAAAGATGGTGCCGACCACAGATAAGGGTCGTTTCTACGCTTTCGGCCGTGTGTTCTCTGGTGTCGTCTCCACTGGGCAGAAAGTGCGAATCATGGGACCAAACTTCTCTCCTGGGAAGAAGGAGGATCTTTACCTGAAACCCATCCAGAG GACCATTTTGATGATGGGCCGCTACGTCGAGCCCATTGAGGACGTGCCATGTGGTAACATCGTGGGTCTCGTAGGCGTGGACCAGTTTTTGGTGAAGACCGGGACCATCACAACTTTCGAGCAGGCCCACAACATGCGTGTGATGAAGTTCAGCGTCAGCCCTGTGGTCAGAGTTGCGGTGGAGGCCAAGAACCCCGCTGACCTTCCCAAACTGGTGGAGGGACTCAAGCGCCTGGCCAAGTCTGACCCCATGGTGCAGTGCATCATCGAGGAGTCCGGAGAGCACATCATCGCCGGCGCTGGAGAGCTTCACCTGGAAATCTGTCTTAAAGATCTGGAGGAGGACCACGCCGGCATTCCACTCAAG AAATCTGACCCCGTGGTGTCCTACAGGGAGACGGTCAGTGAGGAATCAGGCCAGATGTGTTTGTCCAAGTCTCCTAACAAACACAACCGTCTGTACATGAAGGCCAGGCCGTTACCCGACGGTCTCGCAGAAGACATCGACAAGGGCGATGTGACGTCCCGTCAGGAGCTCAAGGCCCGCGCACGTTACCTGGCCGACAAATATGAGTGGGAGGTCACAGAGGCCCGTAAGATCTGGTGCTTCGGACCTGACGGAACCGGACCCAACCTCCTGGTGGACGTGACCAAAGGAGTGCAGTACCTGAACGAGATCAAGGACAGCGTCGTGGCTGGGTTCCAGTGGGCCACTAAAGAG GGCGTGCTGTGTGAAGAGAACATGCGTGCGGTTCGCTTCGACGTCCATGATGTGACACTCCACACAGATGCCATCCACCGTGGCGGCGGTCAGATCATTCCCACGGCCCGCAGGGTCCTGTACGCCTGCCAGCTGACGGCTGAGCCCCGGCTCATGGAGCCCGTCTACCTGGTGGAGATTCAG tgcCCAGAGCAGGTGGTCGGCGGCATCTACGGCGTGTTGAACAGGAAGCGAGGCCACGTCTTCGAGGAGTCTCAGGTCATGGGAACGCCCATGTTCATCGTCAAAGCCTTCCTCCCCGTCAACGAGTCTTTCG GTTTCACAGCTGACCTGCGCTCTAACACCGGCGGTCAGGCCTTCCCTCAGTGTGTGTTCGATCACTGGCAGATCCTGCAGGGTGACCCCAAAGACCCCGCCACCAAACCCTTCCAGGTGGTGGCCGAGACACGCAAACGCAAGGGCCTGAAGGAGGGCATCCCGGCACTCGACAACTTCCTCGACAAGTTATAA